The following are encoded together in the Pseudomonas sp. IB20 genome:
- a CDS encoding class 1 fructose-bisphosphatase translates to MSRVTLSRYLIEQTRSNNTPADLRFLIEVVARACKEISHAVSKGALGGVLGSMDTENVQGEVQKKLDVISNEILLEANEWGGHLAGMASEEMDNAYQIPGKYPKGAYLLVFDPLDGSSNIDINAPVGTIFSVLRCPNEYLSQNEALNEKAFLQPGTEQVAAGYAIYGPQTMLVLTLGDGVKGFTLDREMGSFVLTHEDITIPASTQEFAINMSNQRHWEEPVTRYVGELMAGEEGPLKKNFNMRWVAAMVADVHRILTRGGLFMYPRDSREPSKPGKLRLMYEANPMSFLVEQAGGASTDGHQRILDIQPEGLHQRVAVFLGSKEEVERVTGYHKK, encoded by the coding sequence ATGTCCCGCGTTACCCTGAGTCGCTATTTGATCGAGCAGACCCGCAGCAACAACACGCCTGCCGATCTGCGCTTCCTTATCGAAGTGGTGGCGCGTGCTTGCAAGGAAATCAGCCACGCCGTATCCAAAGGCGCACTGGGTGGTGTCCTGGGCAGCATGGACACTGAAAACGTTCAAGGCGAAGTGCAGAAGAAGCTCGACGTGATCTCCAACGAGATCCTGCTCGAAGCCAACGAATGGGGCGGTCACCTGGCCGGCATGGCGTCCGAAGAAATGGACAATGCCTACCAGATCCCGGGCAAGTACCCCAAGGGCGCCTACCTGCTGGTGTTCGACCCACTGGACGGTTCGTCCAACATCGACATCAACGCACCGGTCGGCACCATCTTCTCGGTATTGCGCTGCCCGAACGAGTACCTGAGCCAGAACGAAGCCTTGAACGAAAAGGCCTTCCTGCAGCCAGGCACTGAGCAGGTCGCTGCCGGTTACGCGATCTACGGCCCGCAGACCATGCTGGTGCTGACCTTGGGCGATGGCGTCAAAGGCTTCACCCTGGACCGCGAAATGGGCAGCTTTGTGCTGACCCACGAAGACATCACTATTCCTGCATCCACCCAGGAATTCGCGATCAACATGTCCAACCAGCGCCACTGGGAAGAGCCGGTAACCCGCTACGTCGGCGAGTTGATGGCCGGTGAGGAAGGCCCGTTGAAGAAAAACTTCAACATGCGTTGGGTCGCCGCGATGGTGGCTGACGTACACCGTATCCTGACCCGTGGTGGCTTGTTCATGTACCCACGCGACAGCCGCGAGCCGTCCAAGCCGGGCAAACTGCGCTTGATGTACGAAGCCAACCCGATGTCGTTCCTGGTTGAGCAAGCAGGCGGCGCGTCCACCGACGGCCACCAGCGTATCCTCGACATCCAACCCGAAGGCCTGCACCAGCGTGTGGCCGTGTTCCTAGGTTCGAAGGAAGAAGTTGAGCGCGTGACCGGCTACCACAAGAAGTAA
- a CDS encoding lipocalin family protein, with translation MMRFVLCLCASLFLAGCASHSGDDLQPKTASNVNLKRYQGTWYELARLPMYFQRNCAQSEARYTLLPDGDMSVFNRCLTPEWQWQEAKGTATPQVPGKTDKLWVEFNNWFTALLPGVAKGDYWVLYVSDDYKTALVGSPSRRYMWILSRTPTVSADTREDLLSRARQQGYDTTRLIWRTSDTQMAKTSH, from the coding sequence ATGATGCGTTTTGTTTTGTGCCTTTGTGCCAGCCTGTTTTTGGCGGGCTGCGCCAGCCATTCTGGCGATGATCTGCAACCCAAGACAGCGAGCAACGTCAACCTCAAGCGTTACCAGGGCACCTGGTATGAGTTGGCCCGATTACCGATGTACTTCCAGCGCAACTGCGCGCAGTCCGAAGCCCGTTACACCTTGCTGCCTGATGGCGACATGTCGGTGTTCAACCGCTGCCTGACACCTGAGTGGCAGTGGCAGGAAGCCAAGGGCACGGCCACGCCGCAAGTGCCGGGCAAGACCGACAAGCTCTGGGTGGAATTCAATAACTGGTTCACGGCGCTGCTGCCGGGCGTCGCCAAGGGCGATTACTGGGTGCTGTACGTCAGCGATGACTACAAGACCGCCCTCGTCGGCAGCCCAAGCCGGCGCTACATGTGGATCTTGTCGCGCACACCTACGGTGAGTGCCGACACCCGCGAGGACCTGCTGAGCCGGGCGCGCCAGCAAGGGTATGACACGACGCGGTTGATCTGGCGTACGTCGGACACGCAGATGGCGAAGACCTCGCACTAA
- a CDS encoding formimidoylglutamate deiminase, translating into MSAFFAERALLPNGWANDVRFEVSADGVLTHVEPNASADGAERLRGPVLAGMPNLHSHAFQRAMAGLAEVAGNPNDSFWTWRDLMYRMVGKINPDQLHVIARQLYIEMLKAGYTSVAEFHYVHHDVSGQPYADRAQLSRQISQAAASSGIGLTLVPVLYSHAGFGGQAPNEGQRRFINSTENYLDLQAQLKPILAAQPAQQLGLCFHSLRAVTPQQIHDVLAASDKACPVHIHIAEQQKEVDDCLAWSGKRPLQWLYDNVEVDERWCLVHATHADADEVARMAKSRAIAGLCLTTEANLGDGIFPAVDFLAQGGRMGIGSDSHVSLSVVEELRWLEYGQRLRDQRRNRLYRSDQPMVGRTLFDAALDGGAQALGQPIGRLEVGKRADWLVLDGNDPYLATATEDGILNRWLFAGGDRQVRDVLVNGKWVVRDGRHAGEEESSRAFTQVLRDLLG; encoded by the coding sequence ATGTCCGCTTTCTTTGCCGAACGCGCGCTGCTGCCTAATGGATGGGCCAACGATGTACGTTTTGAAGTCAGCGCCGATGGCGTGCTGACCCACGTTGAGCCTAATGCCAGTGCAGACGGCGCCGAACGGCTCAGAGGCCCGGTGTTGGCGGGCATGCCGAACCTGCATTCTCATGCGTTCCAGCGTGCCATGGCGGGCTTGGCCGAAGTGGCCGGCAACCCGAATGACAGCTTCTGGACCTGGCGCGATTTGATGTACCGCATGGTCGGCAAGATCAACCCGGACCAACTGCACGTCATCGCCCGCCAGCTGTATATCGAGATGCTCAAGGCCGGTTACACCTCGGTGGCCGAATTTCACTACGTGCATCACGACGTCAGCGGCCAGCCGTATGCCGACCGCGCGCAGCTGTCGCGGCAAATCAGCCAGGCGGCCGCCAGCAGTGGGATTGGCCTGACCTTGGTGCCGGTGCTCTACTCCCACGCAGGCTTTGGTGGCCAGGCGCCGAATGAAGGCCAACGACGGTTTATCAACAGCACTGAAAACTACCTGGACCTGCAAGCGCAGCTCAAGCCGATCCTCGCCGCGCAACCGGCGCAGCAGTTGGGCCTGTGCTTTCACTCCCTGCGCGCCGTCACGCCGCAACAAATCCATGATGTCCTGGCTGCCAGCGACAAGGCGTGCCCGGTGCATATCCACATCGCCGAGCAGCAAAAAGAGGTCGACGATTGCCTGGCCTGGAGCGGCAAACGCCCGCTGCAATGGCTGTATGACAACGTCGAGGTGGATGAGCGCTGGTGCCTGGTGCACGCCACTCACGCGGATGCTGACGAAGTGGCGCGCATGGCCAAGAGCCGCGCGATTGCCGGTTTGTGCCTGACCACCGAAGCCAACCTGGGCGACGGGATTTTCCCGGCCGTGGATTTCCTCGCCCAAGGCGGGCGCATGGGCATTGGCTCCGACAGCCATGTGTCGCTTAGTGTGGTGGAAGAGTTACGTTGGCTGGAATACGGCCAGCGCCTGCGTGACCAGCGGCGCAACCGCTTGTACCGCAGTGATCAGCCGATGGTCGGCCGCACGCTGTTTGATGCTGCATTGGACGGCGGCGCCCAGGCGCTGGGCCAGCCTATTGGTCGTTTGGAAGTGGGTAAACGCGCGGATTGGCTGGTGCTCGACGGCAACGATCCGTACCTGGCGACGGCGACTGAGGATGGGATTCTTAATCGCTGGCTGTTCGCCGGCGGTGATCGGCAAGTGCGCGATGTGCTGGTCAACGGCAAGTGGGTGGTGCGCGATGGGCGGCATGCGGGTGAGGAAGAGAGCAGCCGCGCCTTTACGCAAGTCCTGAGAGACCTGCTGGGCTAA
- the hutC gene encoding histidine utilization repressor: MDESPAPLYARVKQMISQQILNGNWPPHYRVPSESELVSQLGFSRMTINRALRELTAEGLLVRMQGVGTFVAEPKSQSALFEVHNIADEIASRGHRHTCQVIHLCEEAAGSERAVALEMREGGRVFHSLIVHFENDIPVQIEDRFVNALVAPDYLQQDFTQQTPYAYLNQVAPLTEGEHVVEAILADAEECKLLQIEPSEPCLLIRRRTWSGRQPVTAARLIHPGSRHSLEGRFSK, from the coding sequence ATGGACGAAAGTCCGGCGCCCTTGTATGCCCGCGTCAAACAGATGATCAGCCAGCAGATCCTCAACGGCAACTGGCCGCCGCATTACCGCGTGCCGTCCGAGAGCGAGCTGGTCAGCCAGTTGGGTTTCAGCCGCATGACCATCAACCGCGCCCTGCGCGAGCTCACCGCCGAAGGGTTGCTGGTGCGCATGCAAGGCGTCGGCACGTTCGTCGCCGAGCCCAAGAGCCAATCGGCGCTGTTTGAAGTGCACAACATCGCCGACGAGATCGCCTCCCGCGGCCATCGGCATACCTGCCAAGTCATCCACTTGTGCGAAGAGGCCGCAGGTTCCGAGCGCGCCGTCGCCCTAGAAATGCGCGAAGGCGGGCGGGTGTTCCACTCGCTGATCGTGCACTTCGAAAACGACATCCCGGTGCAAATCGAAGACCGTTTCGTCAACGCCTTGGTGGCGCCGGACTACTTGCAGCAAGACTTCACGCAACAAACGCCGTACGCCTACTTGAACCAAGTTGCGCCGCTGACCGAAGGCGAGCACGTGGTTGAAGCGATCCTCGCCGATGCTGAAGAGTGCAAGCTGCTGCAGATCGAGCCGAGCGAGCCGTGCCTGTTGATTCGCCGCCGCACTTGGTCGGGGCGCCAGCCGGTGACCGCTGCGCGTTTGATCCACCCCGGTTCCCGTCATAGCCTGGAAGGACGTTTCAGTAAATGA
- a CDS encoding HutD/Ves family protein, with protein sequence MSAVKVWRAADYIRMPWKNGGGSTEEITRDAGTGLDGFGWRLSIADIAESGGFSTFAGYQRVITVIKGAGMVLTVDGEEQRGLLPLQPFAFSGESEVSCRLITGPIRDFNLIYSPQRYHARFQWVDGVQRFFTTAQTVLVFSVADEVKVLDQKLGHHDCLQIDGNTDLLDLSVTGRCCVIELTALG encoded by the coding sequence ATGAGTGCAGTGAAAGTCTGGCGCGCCGCCGATTACATCCGCATGCCGTGGAAAAACGGCGGCGGCAGTACCGAAGAAATCACCCGTGACGCAGGTACAGGCCTGGATGGCTTCGGCTGGCGCCTGTCGATTGCCGATATCGCCGAGTCGGGCGGGTTTTCCACCTTCGCCGGCTACCAGCGCGTGATCACCGTGATCAAAGGCGCGGGCATGGTGCTGACGGTGGATGGCGAAGAGCAACGTGGCTTGTTACCGCTGCAGCCGTTTGCGTTCAGTGGTGAGAGCGAGGTTTCTTGCCGCTTGATCACCGGGCCGATCCGCGATTTCAACCTGATTTATTCGCCCCAGCGTTACCACGCGCGCTTTCAGTGGGTGGATGGTGTGCAGCGGTTTTTCACCACGGCGCAGACCGTGCTGGTGTTCAGCGTGGCGGATGAAGTGAAGGTGCTGGACCAAAAGCTGGGTCATCACGACTGCCTGCAAATCGACGGTAACACCGACCTGCTGGACCTATCGGTTACCGGCCGCTGCTGCGTCATCGAACTGACCGCACTCGGTTAA
- the hutU gene encoding urocanate hydratase, with amino-acid sequence MTKPTKYRDVEIRAARGNKLTAKSWLTEAPLRMLMNNLDPQVAENPKELVVYGGIGRAARNWECYDQIVESLTNLNDDETLLVQSGKPVGVFKTHSNAPRVLIANSNLVPHWASWEHFNELDAKGLAMYGQMTAGSWIYIGSQGIVQGTYETFVEAGRQHYNSDLTGRWVLTAGLGGMGGAQPLAATLAGACSLNIECQQVSIDFRLSSRYVDEQATDLDDALARIAKYTKEGKAISIALLGNAAEILPELVKRGVRPDMVTDQTSAHDPLNGYLPAGWTWDEYRARAKTEPAAVIKAAKQSMAVHVKAMLEFQKQGIPTFDYGNNIRQMAQEEGVEDAFAFPGFVPAYIRPLFCRGIGPFRWAALSGDPQDIYKTDAKVKELIPDDAHLHNWLDMARERISFQGLPARICWVGLGQRAKLGLAFNEMVRSGELSAPVVIGRDHLDSGSVASPNRETEAMQDGSDAVSDWPLLNALLNTASGATWVSLHHGGGVGMGFSQHSGMVIVCDGTDEAAERIARVLHNDPATGVMRHADAGYQIAIDCAKEQGLNLPMIK; translated from the coding sequence GTGACCAAGCCTACAAAATACCGTGACGTCGAAATCCGCGCCGCCCGCGGTAACAAGCTCACTGCCAAAAGCTGGCTGACTGAAGCGCCGCTGCGCATGTTGATGAACAACCTCGATCCGCAAGTGGCCGAAAACCCGAAAGAATTGGTGGTGTACGGTGGTATCGGCCGTGCGGCGCGCAACTGGGAGTGCTACGACCAGATCGTCGAGAGCCTCACCAACCTGAATGACGACGAAACCCTGCTGGTGCAATCCGGCAAGCCGGTCGGCGTGTTCAAGACCCACAGCAACGCCCCGCGCGTGCTGATCGCCAACTCCAACCTGGTGCCGCACTGGGCCAGCTGGGAACACTTCAACGAACTGGATGCCAAAGGCCTGGCCATGTACGGCCAGATGACCGCCGGCAGCTGGATCTACATCGGCAGCCAAGGCATCGTTCAAGGCACCTACGAAACGTTCGTCGAAGCCGGTCGCCAGCATTACAACAGCGACCTGACCGGCCGCTGGGTACTCACCGCCGGCCTCGGCGGCATGGGCGGCGCTCAGCCGCTGGCCGCGACCCTGGCCGGCGCGTGCTCGCTGAACATCGAGTGCCAGCAGGTCAGCATCGATTTCCGCTTGAGCAGCCGCTATGTCGACGAGCAAGCCACCGACCTCGACGACGCCCTGGCCCGCATCGCCAAATACACCAAGGAAGGCAAGGCCATCTCCATCGCCTTGCTGGGTAATGCGGCGGAAATCCTGCCGGAACTGGTCAAGCGCGGCGTGCGCCCAGACATGGTCACCGACCAGACCAGTGCCCACGACCCGCTCAATGGCTACCTGCCGGCCGGCTGGACCTGGGACGAATACCGCGCCCGCGCCAAGACCGAACCGGCTGCCGTGATCAAGGCCGCCAAACAGTCGATGGCCGTGCACGTAAAAGCCATGCTCGAGTTCCAGAAGCAAGGCATCCCGACCTTCGACTACGGCAACAACATCCGCCAGATGGCGCAAGAAGAAGGCGTGGAAGACGCCTTCGCTTTCCCAGGCTTCGTACCGGCCTACATCCGCCCACTGTTCTGCCGTGGCATCGGCCCGTTCCGTTGGGCGGCACTGTCCGGCGACCCGCAAGACATCTACAAGACCGACGCCAAAGTCAAAGAGCTGATCCCCGACGACGCGCACCTGCACAACTGGCTGGACATGGCGCGCGAGCGCATCAGCTTCCAGGGCCTGCCGGCACGTATCTGCTGGGTTGGCCTGGGCCAGCGCGCCAAGCTCGGCCTGGCGTTCAACGAAATGGTGCGCAGCGGCGAGCTGTCAGCGCCGGTGGTGATCGGCCGTGACCACCTCGACTCCGGCTCGGTTGCCAGCCCGAACCGCGAAACCGAAGCCATGCAGGACGGTTCCGACGCCGTGTCTGACTGGCCACTGCTCAACGCCTTGCTCAACACCGCGAGCGGCGCGACCTGGGTTTCGCTGCACCACGGCGGCGGCGTTGGCATGGGCTTCTCGCAGCACTCCGGCATGGTGATCGTCTGCGACGGCACCGACGAAGCCGCTGAACGAATTGCTCGCGTGCTGCACAACGACCCGGCCACCGGTGTGATGCGCCACGCCGATGCCGGTTACCAGATCGCCATCGACTGCGCCAAAGAGCAGGGCCTCAACCTCCCGATGATCAAGTAA
- a CDS encoding purine-cytosine permease family protein translates to MAAKDARASTTPLIERRSIDYIPEAERHGRLFSQFTLWMGANLQITAIVTGALAVVLGGDVFWSLIGLLIGQLIGGGVMALHAAQGPKLGLPQMISSRVQFGVYGAAIPIVLVCLMYLGFTATGTVLSGQALGQLFGVSDSVGILIFASVIVLVTVLGYRVIHWIGRIASVIGVIAFVYLFSRLISQTDIGALLQIRHFSWSSFLLAVSLAASWQIAFGPYVADYSRYLPSKTSSVKTFLAAGAGSVIGAQVAMILGVFAAAMSNGQFAGHEVAYIVGLSGTGATAALLYFSIAFGKVTISTLNSYGSFMCIATIISGFRGRLEVTRLQRLVFVLVIVGTATLIALLGQHSFLGAFKSFILFLLAFFTPWSAINLVDYYCITRERYDVPALADPNGRYGRWNLLGISVYVFGVLVQLPFISTKFYTGPLVAALGDVDISWIIGLVLPAALYYVCAKKWHSAIPEHLILPVEQGATPIANGLVAQA, encoded by the coding sequence ATGGCTGCAAAGGACGCACGTGCAAGCACCACCCCGTTGATCGAAAGGCGTTCGATCGACTACATCCCGGAAGCGGAAAGACACGGTCGTCTGTTTAGCCAGTTCACCCTATGGATGGGTGCCAACCTGCAAATTACCGCCATTGTCACCGGGGCCTTGGCCGTGGTGCTGGGCGGTGATGTGTTCTGGTCGTTGATCGGTCTGCTGATCGGCCAACTGATTGGCGGCGGCGTCATGGCGTTGCATGCGGCGCAAGGGCCGAAGCTTGGCTTGCCGCAGATGATCTCCAGCCGCGTGCAGTTTGGTGTTTATGGCGCGGCCATCCCGATCGTGCTGGTCTGTTTGATGTACCTCGGCTTTACCGCGACCGGCACCGTGCTTTCCGGCCAAGCGCTGGGCCAGTTGTTTGGTGTCAGTGACAGCGTCGGTATCCTTATCTTCGCCAGTGTCATTGTGCTGGTCACGGTGCTCGGTTACCGGGTGATCCATTGGATCGGCCGCATCGCCAGCGTCATCGGTGTGATCGCCTTCGTCTACCTGTTCAGTCGCCTGATCAGCCAGACCGACATTGGCGCACTGCTGCAAATCCGCCACTTCAGTTGGAGCAGTTTTTTGCTGGCGGTGTCGCTCGCGGCATCCTGGCAGATCGCTTTCGGCCCTTACGTGGCGGACTACTCACGTTACTTGCCGAGCAAGACGTCCTCGGTGAAAACCTTTCTCGCCGCTGGCGCGGGTTCGGTCATTGGTGCACAGGTGGCGATGATCCTCGGCGTGTTTGCCGCGGCCATGTCCAACGGGCAATTCGCCGGGCACGAAGTGGCTTACATCGTTGGTTTGAGCGGCACGGGTGCCACCGCTGCGCTGCTGTACTTCAGCATCGCTTTTGGCAAGGTCACCATCTCTACGCTGAACTCCTACGGTAGTTTCATGTGCATCGCGACCATCATCAGCGGTTTTCGCGGTCGCCTGGAAGTCACGCGCCTGCAGCGTCTGGTTTTCGTGCTGGTTATTGTCGGTACTGCGACCCTGATCGCGTTGCTCGGCCAGCACTCGTTCCTCGGTGCTTTCAAGTCTTTCATCCTGTTCCTGCTGGCGTTCTTTACGCCCTGGAGCGCGATCAACCTGGTGGATTACTACTGCATCACCCGCGAGCGCTATGACGTGCCGGCGCTGGCCGACCCGAACGGTCGCTACGGTCGCTGGAACCTGCTCGGTATCAGCGTCTATGTCTTCGGCGTGTTGGTGCAATTGCCATTCATCTCCACCAAGTTCTACACCGGCCCGCTGGTGGCCGCGCTGGGTGATGTGGATATTTCCTGGATCATCGGTCTGGTACTTCCCGCAGCCCTCTATTACGTCTGTGCGAAAAAGTGGCACAGCGCAATTCCTGAACACCTGATCCTGCCGGTAGAGCAGGGCGCTACACCAATAGCAAACGGGCTGGTTGCACAGGCCTGA
- a CDS encoding ABC transporter substrate-binding protein, producing the protein MKMNKTLLATLFSAGLLASAGAQAAGWCESGKPVKFAGLNWESGMLLTDILQTVLEKGYDCKTDSLPGNSITMENALSSNDIQVFAEEWVGRSEVWNKAEKAGKVVGVGAPVVGAVEGWYVPRYVIEGDAKRKLEAKAPDLKNIADLAKYASVFKDQEEPSKGRFYNCPAGWTCELDNSEMLKSYGLESTYTNFRPGTGPALDAAVLSSYKRGEPILFYYWSPTPLMGQVDLVKLEEKPGVDKSVSIKVGLSKTFHEQAPELVAVLEKVNLPIDLLNQNLGRMAKERIESPKLAKIFLKEHPEVWHAWVSDDAAKKIDAAL; encoded by the coding sequence ATGAAGATGAATAAGACCCTGCTGGCCACCTTGTTTTCTGCGGGCTTGCTGGCCTCTGCTGGCGCCCAGGCGGCCGGTTGGTGTGAATCCGGCAAGCCGGTGAAATTTGCAGGTTTGAACTGGGAAAGCGGCATGTTGCTCACCGACATCCTGCAAACCGTGCTGGAAAAAGGCTACGACTGTAAAACCGACAGCCTGCCGGGCAACTCCATCACCATGGAAAACGCCCTGAGCAGCAACGACATCCAAGTGTTTGCCGAAGAGTGGGTCGGCCGCAGCGAAGTCTGGAACAAGGCTGAGAAGGCCGGCAAAGTCGTCGGCGTGGGTGCGCCGGTCGTCGGTGCGGTGGAAGGTTGGTACGTGCCGCGTTACGTGATCGAAGGCGACGCCAAGCGCAAATTGGAAGCCAAGGCGCCGGACCTGAAAAACATCGCGGATCTGGCCAAATACGCCTCGGTATTCAAGGACCAGGAAGAGCCGTCCAAAGGCCGTTTCTACAATTGCCCGGCCGGCTGGACCTGTGAGTTGGACAACAGCGAAATGCTCAAAAGCTACGGCCTGGAAAGCACCTACACCAACTTCCGCCCAGGCACCGGCCCGGCGCTGGATGCGGCGGTGCTGTCGAGCTACAAGCGTGGCGAGCCGATCCTGTTCTACTACTGGTCGCCCACTCCGCTGATGGGCCAGGTGGACCTGGTCAAGCTGGAAGAAAAGCCCGGTGTGGATAAAAGCGTGAGCATCAAGGTCGGCTTGTCCAAGACCTTCCACGAACAAGCGCCGGAGTTGGTGGCGGTGCTGGAGAAGGTCAACCTGCCGATCGACCTGCTGAACCAGAACCTGGGCCGCATGGCCAAAGAGCGAATTGAGTCGCCAAAACTGGCGAAAATTTTTCTCAAGGAACATCCTGAAGTCTGGCACGCATGGGTGAGCGACGACGCAGCCAAGAAAATCGACGCGGCCTTGTAG
- a CDS encoding ABC transporter permease has product MFPESFTFSIADWVNGWVDSLVTNYGDVFRQISDTLLWAIVNLEGLLRAAPWWLMLAIVGGIAWHATRKVVTTAVIVGLLFLVGAVGLWDKLMQTLALMMVATVISVLIGIPLGILSARSNRLRSVLMPLLDIMQTMPSFVYLIPVLMLFGLGKVPAIFATVIYAAPPLIRLTDLGIRQVDGEVMEAINAFGANRWQQLFGVQLPLALPSIMAGINQTTMMALSMVVIASMIGARGLGEDVLVGIQTLNVGRGLEAGLAIVILAVVIDRITQAYGRPRHEASK; this is encoded by the coding sequence ATGTTTCCTGAGAGTTTTACGTTTTCCATCGCCGACTGGGTCAACGGTTGGGTGGACTCGCTGGTCACCAACTACGGCGATGTGTTCCGGCAGATCTCCGACACCCTGCTATGGGCCATCGTCAACCTGGAAGGGCTGCTGCGCGCAGCGCCCTGGTGGCTGATGCTGGCCATCGTCGGCGGCATCGCCTGGCACGCCACCCGCAAGGTGGTGACCACGGCCGTGATCGTCGGCCTGCTGTTTCTGGTGGGTGCGGTTGGCCTGTGGGACAAGCTGATGCAAACCCTGGCCTTGATGATGGTCGCCACGGTGATCTCGGTGCTGATCGGCATTCCACTGGGCATTCTGTCGGCGCGCAGCAATCGCCTGCGTTCGGTGCTGATGCCGTTGCTCGACATCATGCAAACCATGCCGAGCTTCGTGTACTTGATCCCGGTGCTGATGCTGTTCGGCCTGGGCAAGGTGCCGGCGATTTTCGCCACGGTGATCTACGCCGCACCGCCGCTGATTCGCCTCACCGATTTGGGCATTCGCCAAGTCGATGGCGAAGTCATGGAAGCCATCAACGCCTTTGGTGCCAACCGCTGGCAGCAACTCTTTGGGGTGCAACTGCCGCTGGCCCTGCCGAGCATCATGGCCGGGATCAACCAGACCACCATGATGGCGCTGTCGATGGTGGTGATCGCCTCGATGATCGGTGCCCGTGGCTTGGGCGAAGACGTGCTCGTCGGCATCCAGACCCTCAACGTCGGCCGTGGCCTCGAAGCCGGTCTGGCGATTGTGATTCTCGCAGTGGTCATCGACCGCATTACCCAGGCCTATGGTCGTCCACGGCATGAGGCGAGCAAATGA
- a CDS encoding quaternary amine ABC transporter ATP-binding protein yields MSTVSKIEVKNVFKIFGNRSKEALALVGQGKTKDQVLAETGCVVGVNDLSLSIGTGEIFVIMGLSGSGKSTLVRHFNRLIDPTSGAILVDGEDILQLDMEALRQFRRHKISMVFQSFGLLPHKSVLDNVAYGLKVRGETKQVCAERALHWIETVGLKGYENKYPHQLSGGMRQRVGLARALAADTDIILMDEAFSALDPLIRAEMQDQLLELQKTLHKTIVFITHDLDEAVRIGNRIAILKDGKLIQVGTPREILHSPADEYVDRFVQRRAAVV; encoded by the coding sequence ATGAGTACTGTCAGCAAAATTGAAGTTAAAAACGTCTTCAAGATCTTCGGCAACCGCTCCAAGGAAGCCCTGGCGCTGGTTGGCCAGGGCAAGACCAAGGACCAGGTACTGGCCGAGACAGGTTGCGTGGTCGGCGTAAATGACTTGTCCCTGAGCATCGGCACCGGCGAGATCTTCGTGATCATGGGCCTGTCGGGCTCCGGCAAATCCACCTTGGTGCGCCACTTCAACCGCCTGATCGACCCTACCAGCGGCGCGATCCTGGTGGACGGTGAAGACATCTTGCAACTGGACATGGAAGCCTTGCGCCAATTCCGTCGGCACAAGATCAGCATGGTGTTCCAGAGCTTCGGCCTGCTGCCCCACAAGAGCGTGCTCGACAATGTCGCCTACGGCCTGAAAGTGCGTGGCGAAACCAAGCAGGTCTGCGCCGAACGCGCGCTGCACTGGATCGAAACCGTAGGCCTCAAAGGCTACGAAAACAAATACCCGCACCAGCTGTCCGGCGGCATGCGCCAGCGTGTGGGCCTGGCTCGCGCCTTGGCGGCGGATACCGACATCATCTTGATGGACGAAGCGTTCAGCGCCCTCGACCCGCTGATCCGCGCCGAGATGCAGGACCAGTTGCTCGAGCTGCAAAAGACCCTGCACAAAACCATCGTGTTCATCACCCACGACCTCGACGAGGCCGTGCGCATCGGCAACCGGATTGCGATCCTCAAGGACGGCAAGCTGATCCAGGTCGGCACCCCGCGCGAGATCCTGCATTCGCCGGCGGATGAGTATGTGGACCGGTTTGTTCAGCGACGGGCGGCGGTGGTGTAA